One segment of Deinococcus metalli DNA contains the following:
- a CDS encoding alpha/beta fold hydrolase, giving the protein MKRPLKLALLAAGVLAVLVACAPALSPGPDGQTLRPAVSGERQYLTLPGFGRVAYYADTRGTGRPLILTPSVNAAASAYEMKPLWDAYAGSRPVYALEWPGFGSSDRPDIRYTPALMTSALSALVAQLGTDVDVVALSLGSEFAARAALSDAHICTVALISPSGLGQPRPGTQQASADDGGQRLYRILNAVSTPLYGLLRLRPVIESFLDRSFHGPVDQGLVDYSVDTTRQPGAKYAPVYFISGQLFTPDAYAELYSKLQVPALVLYDKDAFVSFDRLPQFAAQPGVQAVRIPDTDGLPHFEKQPEVRSALDAFWAAHL; this is encoded by the coding sequence ATGAAACGCCCGCTGAAACTCGCGCTGCTGGCCGCCGGGGTGCTGGCCGTCCTGGTCGCCTGCGCTCCGGCCCTGAGCCCCGGTCCGGACGGGCAGACCCTGCGCCCGGCGGTGAGTGGCGAGCGGCAGTACCTGACCCTGCCGGGCTTCGGTCGCGTCGCGTACTACGCCGACACGCGCGGCACAGGCCGCCCGCTGATCCTCACGCCGTCTGTGAACGCGGCGGCCAGCGCCTACGAGATGAAACCGCTGTGGGACGCGTACGCCGGGTCCCGTCCCGTGTACGCGCTGGAGTGGCCGGGCTTCGGCAGCAGTGACCGGCCCGACATCCGCTACACCCCGGCGCTGATGACGTCTGCCCTGAGCGCGCTGGTGGCGCAGCTCGGCACGGACGTGGACGTCGTGGCGCTGTCGCTGGGCAGCGAATTCGCGGCGCGCGCGGCACTCTCGGACGCCCACATCTGCACCGTGGCGCTGATCAGTCCCAGCGGTCTGGGCCAGCCGCGTCCCGGCACCCAGCAGGCGAGTGCGGACGACGGCGGCCAGCGGCTCTACCGCATCCTGAACGCCGTCAGCACGCCGCTGTACGGGCTGCTGCGGCTGCGGCCGGTGATCGAGTCGTTCCTCGACCGCTCGTTCCACGGGCCGGTCGATCAGGGCCTGGTGGACTACAGCGTGGACACGACCCGTCAGCCGGGTGCGAAGTACGCCCCGGTGTACTTCATCAGCGGCCAGCTGTTCACGCCGGACGCCTACGCCGAGCTGTACAGCAAGCTGCAGGTGCCCGCGCTGGTGCTCTACGACAAAGACGCCTTCGTGTCCTTCGACCGCCTGCCCCAGTTCGCCGCGCAGCCCGGCGTGCAGGCCGTGCGTATCCCGGACACCGACGGCCTGCCGCACTTCGAGAAGCAGCCGGAGGTGCGCTCGGCGCTGGACGCCTTCTGGGCCGCGCATCTCTGA
- a CDS encoding YebC/PmpR family DNA-binding transcriptional regulator has protein sequence MAGHSKWAQIKRKKGANDKKRSAMYSKHIRAIQAAVRSGGSGDPAGNLSLKNAIAAAKTDTVPADNIENAIKRAVGAAEGAAEYKEVTYEGYGPGGTAIFIETLTDNVNRTVADIRAVFNKRGGSLGNSGSVAWQFEKKGVLLVRDTSERAQETAIEHGAEDIQESEDGLEISTAPNDLYAVQDALAGAGFEVESAQVTMIATNTVAVGGDDVRKLLTVIDALEELDDVQNVYSNADLPDDSDD, from the coding sequence ATGGCCGGTCACAGCAAGTGGGCGCAGATCAAGCGCAAGAAGGGCGCGAACGACAAGAAACGCAGCGCGATGTATTCCAAGCACATCCGGGCCATCCAGGCCGCCGTCCGCTCGGGCGGCAGCGGCGATCCGGCCGGGAACCTGAGCCTGAAAAACGCCATCGCGGCGGCCAAGACCGACACGGTGCCCGCGGACAACATCGAGAACGCCATCAAACGCGCCGTGGGCGCCGCCGAGGGCGCAGCCGAGTACAAGGAAGTCACGTACGAGGGTTACGGCCCGGGCGGCACGGCCATCTTCATCGAGACGCTGACCGACAACGTGAACCGCACGGTGGCCGACATCCGCGCGGTGTTCAACAAGCGCGGCGGCAGTCTGGGCAACAGCGGCAGCGTGGCGTGGCAGTTCGAGAAGAAGGGCGTGCTGCTGGTGCGTGACACCAGCGAGCGGGCGCAGGAGACGGCCATCGAGCACGGCGCCGAGGACATCCAGGAGTCCGAGGACGGCCTGGAGATCAGCACCGCCCCGAACGACCTGTATGCCGTGCAGGACGCCCTGGCCGGCGCGGGCTTCGAGGTCGAGAGCGCGCAGGTCACCATGATCGCCACGAACACCGTGGCAGTGGGCGGCGACGACGTCCGCAAGCTGCTGACCGTGATCGACGCGCTGGAAGAACTCGACGACGTGCAGAACGTCTACTCAAACGCCGACCTGCCCGACGACAGCGACGACTGA
- a CDS encoding sugar phosphate nucleotidyltransferase gives MNGLILAAGRGSRLLPVSATRPKHAVPVAGVPIIARAVDALRRAGVDRIGVVVSPASEQDLRDATQHLGPLHFIRQREALGTGHAVLAARDFLQDDATLLYLGDNLFQDALTPLRAALEGGADAVIGVKRVPNPQAYGVAVVEGGRLIRLVEKPVQPESDLAACGVFAFRPALLDDVAALLPSERGELEFPQAITALIARGGLVRAVEFQGFWSDAGTPADLLVANTHFLTQQTGRVGGRVLSSELRGLIVIEPGASVQDSELTGPLWIGPHASIRGSLLGPNVSVGAHARIHGAAVQDSLVDEFARILHPERPLTRAIIGRHATVTAPGVGELHLVIGDRSVAQQ, from the coding sequence ATGAATGGGCTCATTCTCGCCGCCGGACGTGGCAGCCGCCTGCTGCCAGTCAGCGCCACGCGTCCCAAACACGCGGTGCCGGTGGCCGGTGTGCCAATCATCGCCCGCGCCGTGGACGCGCTGCGCCGCGCGGGCGTGGACCGCATCGGCGTGGTCGTCAGCCCCGCCAGCGAGCAGGACCTGCGCGACGCCACGCAGCACCTCGGACCGCTGCACTTCATCCGGCAGCGCGAGGCGCTGGGCACCGGGCACGCCGTGCTGGCCGCGCGCGACTTCCTGCAGGACGACGCCACGCTGCTGTACCTGGGCGACAACCTCTTCCAGGATGCCCTGACGCCCCTGCGCGCCGCGCTGGAAGGCGGCGCAGACGCGGTGATCGGCGTCAAGCGCGTGCCGAACCCGCAGGCCTACGGCGTGGCGGTCGTCGAGGGCGGCCGGCTGATCCGGCTGGTCGAGAAGCCGGTGCAGCCGGAGAGCGACCTGGCCGCATGCGGCGTCTTCGCGTTCCGCCCGGCGCTGCTCGACGACGTGGCCGCGCTGCTGCCCAGCGAACGCGGCGAGCTGGAATTTCCGCAGGCGATCACGGCCCTGATCGCGCGCGGCGGCCTCGTGCGCGCCGTAGAATTCCAGGGCTTCTGGAGCGACGCCGGCACCCCCGCCGACCTGCTGGTGGCGAACACGCACTTTCTGACCCAGCAGACCGGCCGGGTGGGTGGCCGCGTGCTGAGCAGCGAGCTGCGCGGCCTGATCGTGATCGAGCCGGGCGCCAGCGTGCAGGACAGCGAGCTGACCGGGCCGCTGTGGATCGGGCCGCACGCCAGTATCCGCGGCTCCCTCCTCGGCCCGAACGTCAGCGTGGGCGCTCATGCCCGCATCCACGGCGCGGCCGTGCAGGACAGCCTGGTGGACGAGTTCGCGCGCATCCTGCACCCGGAACGGCCCCTCACGCGGGCGATCATCGGGCGGCACGCGACGGTTACGGCGCCCGGCGTGGGCGAGCTGCACCTCGTGATCGGGGACCGCAGCGTCGCGCAGCAGTAG
- a CDS encoding alpha/beta fold hydrolase has product MTPDTDQPLPPFDPDSPLDSEWPDTQVQFERLNGADLYFEVTGEDDGAAPVVFLHGGPGYNAYSFQAMFGERMPRRTVYLDQRGSGRSGPLEDTEQGADTLDLDTLVGDVEALREFLGAERIVPLGHGFGALVALEYARRLPTRTERVIVVNPWVHFPALALTLLAEASARRGVALDDPAAQVRAGTPEGQHPAVGAARIEQAFSLLNARDLLNALHFRDASSRLRLEFLDAEGQLVGGGEVQQALVNQGLWEFEYAPFLAELRRPVYVIAGVHDRSSYPEQVEYVADLADGDVTVLDAGHYPWLDAEDDFAEALEDALRR; this is encoded by the coding sequence ATGACTCCGGACACCGACCAGCCCCTGCCCCCGTTCGACCCGGACTCGCCGCTGGATTCCGAGTGGCCGGACACGCAGGTGCAGTTCGAGCGGCTGAACGGCGCCGACCTGTATTTCGAGGTGACGGGCGAGGACGACGGCGCGGCCCCGGTCGTGTTCCTGCACGGCGGCCCCGGGTACAACGCGTACTCCTTCCAGGCGATGTTCGGCGAGCGCATGCCGCGCCGCACGGTGTACCTCGACCAGCGCGGCTCGGGGCGCAGCGGCCCGCTGGAGGACACCGAGCAGGGCGCGGACACCCTGGACCTCGATACCCTGGTCGGAGACGTGGAGGCGCTGCGCGAGTTCCTGGGCGCCGAGCGCATCGTGCCGCTGGGCCACGGCTTCGGCGCGCTGGTGGCGCTGGAGTACGCGCGGCGCCTCCCGACACGCACCGAGCGCGTGATCGTGGTCAATCCGTGGGTGCACTTCCCGGCGCTGGCGCTCACGCTGCTGGCCGAGGCGAGCGCGCGCCGCGGCGTGGCGCTGGACGACCCGGCCGCGCAGGTCCGCGCGGGCACGCCCGAGGGCCAGCACCCGGCGGTGGGGGCTGCGCGGATCGAGCAGGCGTTCTCCCTGCTGAACGCCCGCGACCTGCTCAACGCCCTACACTTCCGGGACGCGTCCAGCCGCCTGCGCCTGGAATTCCTGGACGCCGAGGGCCAGCTGGTGGGCGGCGGCGAGGTGCAGCAGGCGCTGGTGAACCAGGGCCTGTGGGAGTTCGAGTACGCGCCCTTCCTGGCCGAGCTGCGCCGCCCGGTGTACGTGATCGCCGGCGTGCACGACCGCAGTTCCTACCCCGAGCAGGTGGAGTACGTCGCGGACCTGGCGGACGGCGACGTGACGGTGCTGGACGCCGGGCACTACCCGTGGCTGGACGCCGAGGACGACTTCGCGGAAGCCCTGGAGGACGCCCTGCGCCGCTGA